ACATATCATAGtcatgatttttgaaagcatgaaaataagaaaattatactttaattttagacagtcagacattcaaaaccggaagtgcattttgtattacattattgtatgtaagttaaaatgttatttttttatttccaaagtCTACTAAAACTATctgaaaattattgaacttttataacatatcaaagttattctcctatatttaactatttaagagcaTATTTAAAGAGCATATATATCGTTAGCCTATACAGAAGTACATCTGCCAATCTAAAAATGGcccatatatatgtttctggtcacacaaagacaaaaaatgcaatacataCATAGAAAACTCGTGATTTTTGTAGACGCTTGATGATTCTTAACAGATGCATAAGTGCTTTAATTCTTTTGAAaccatacataaaaataatattggtcaaggaagtaatatcaacagttattttccatataacactggatccttatagacaaagggacagatcgccttgaaaattcaacaatcttttgtccacactgttagaattacttatTTGCCccatataaaaatgatatacaatgtacacgtatttgtttcaaaataaaattcataaatcccataattttgattttttgttcacTTACGTACTGATGACATCTACAGTACCTGTAGGTCACTTATGTACTGGTGACATCTACAGTACCTGTAGgtgatatttagaaataaagtGAGATAACTCCTTAATTGAATTTGTTATCAACGACAAATTAAGACAGTATAGTTTCAAATTGATCTATCTTACTAAATCTTATTCCATACCCTATTGATTTTtcaatgattattttattaccACACTTTTTTCAATGCTATTTTCTGGTCTACAAGGCAGATGGTCATAACAGCTCAAGCCAGTATGTGTAAAAggacaatattttcaaaaatacaaaaatataatttttgaagtttatCTTAAAATTATTGACTAAAGATTATAGAAATTAAGTCCTTTGGAGTGAGAATGTGAATTAGTAGTTTTAGTGATAGGGTCAGTTCGTACGCGCCTCccatgtcagtcccgtctagtCGTTTGTGTCCTGTCATTTGGGAGGTTTTTCGTCAATGTCTTGCAGAGTGAGTAAAAGGATTAAAGAACTTTACTTTTCTATATTCATTAattgaataatataaaatgaaatttggaaaaaaaagaaattaccCAAAAACAGGCCACACAATGACGATTTTTCCAAAGATTATGATCaagaattatttttcaaaacatactTGTTATTGCAAGAGCAAAAAATGACCCTTCTGGCCTTCATAGgctaaaacataacattactAAATGTGTCATTTTTAGAATATGAAATTCTGAattatttggaaaatataagTCAATGTAATTTGAAATCAGAGACaagaatttgaatttgttaTCTTCAGTTGTGCAATGTTAGAttttttagaataaataaatataattataatgtatattcttAACCTTAAgactttattttcaaatgatggGAGGTTTCTGTTATGATGAAAAAAGGCATTCGTCTTTTATAAGAATAAACGTGCTAAAAATCTtttgtctcccttgacactagTTCACTAGATAAGTCTCTTTATCAAAAATAGTTTTCTCCTTCTACCATCATACTGATATGATCTAGTtgctaaaaacataaaaatgatccaccgctgacatacagtattttttctctatcaaaaacaggagcagatgaattagtatttttcttcagttacaaaagttacttacacaattaccaccattgaaaagtttgagcttctttttttatttcaatagaaaaatattaaaaataatcaattttgtcCCGAAagaaatccatggcactatgccttATATCGAATGAAGCATTGATTttgcatgtaccaaaagcaaaataaatgatttaatatgtatttttgtattagaGACATACATACATCATTTACTATAGCTATCATTTACCGTTCAAATAAtaatgggtatcgtttatgctctgtcggcggtggaacatcccagagtaacaaaattcaatgaaatatttcgtAAATGATTTTGGCACTAGtgtgaaaactttttttattaaatcgaTCCTGGTattaaggatctgctctggttaaaagtaaaatttgtcTGACTATACAAACGATAATCTAaagcaatattttgcaaattagtTGTCTGATAAGtttaatattcatgaaattgacaaaaccaaagtttgttttaaagcaaaaataataacacactGTCAACCCATATTTTTGCTCAGAACAGCTGTGTATGTCCCCCCTACCCCctaaattttgaagatgaaaatacctCGTTTTTGCCAGATTGAACGCTTCCCAGAAAAAGTTCTGATGACTGACTTTTTCTAAGATTTTGCAGCTCAAAGTTGTTTCTAAAACCATCATAAAAACAGggggtcagtgtgtttgatgttttgtccaattacaaaatgtgttatttttcagcttttcttgtaaaaaattaaaagaagtTGATCtttcactaaaatgtaaaaaataaagacCAATATGTTATAATCTCCCCCTTAAATGCTTATCATTGACATCTCAGTGATCATACCAAACCGatttacaacaaaaattaaCTCAATATATCTAAAACTGTTGTTGCACTGACAAGTTAAGTAAAACTATTGAAGCTAAAAAGGTGAAATTTCACCTCTCtacaaatttaaaatgtaaaaaatgcacgttttcaaaatggccgccaaatcaaactcatatatgaaaaatttacaacaaaaagAAGTCCACTTcgtaacatatttttatatagcaACTTGCTACAAATTAAATGGTGAAACTtagtttttaaaaatctttaattaaagatgaatcgagacttcaacgagacggaaacctcaccagagcagatccaTTAGTGGTATTCAGTTCGTATTGATAGTGTGTATAACTCAAGTATTGACCTTAAAGTTTAATAATTCATTAACATCTTTATCTCTCTTTAATGagtgaaaaaaagaaattgacTTTGATTTAATTTACTAAATTTCATAACAGTACCTGAATGGAAAGGTACCGGTATCTGCCAATCACTATTTATCAGGGATCGTCTGCCATCgggtgtcactatcctgataATTGACACTATCTTGATGGTATCACTATCGAACATTTTGGATTGTCAACAGGAGTCACCAGACTTCCTTCTTTTGAGATGAGATAAGAGCCAGGCACCAAATGAGGTGCGCAGATACTGGAGTTGCCATTtgggttgtcactatcctggtggttgtTACGATCCAATGGTGTCACTATCTTCATGGTTGTCAAATTCCTGATGGTTATGGCtatgggttcgaatcccatgtggggcagttgccaggtactgaccactggccgGTGATTTTTccccgggtactccggctttcctccaccaacaaacctggcgcatccttacatgaccctggctcttACTATTCTGATGGTTTCCACTAACCTCATGGTGGTCACTATCCTCACGGATGTCACTAACTTGATGGTATCACTTTTCTCCGATGCCTACTGTTTTGGGTTTGCCAACAAGAGTCGCCAAACTAAAACTTCCTTGTCTTGGATTGAACAGCCAATGAGTCCAGTGCCTTGCAGAACCCCAAAAGTGGTCAAGATACTGCAGCTGTCATTGGAGAGAAATAGTGAAATCATTCAGTAAAGTGGaaatcatgatatgacatgTTTATAGTTTCTTTTAAAGATTGCGGTTACAAAATTCCACTAATAAAAGATAGCTGCATGTTAGCTACTTGGCAGACATTTTTTCCCCAAATTACTACTCAACAAGGGTACTAGggaaacatatatacagatagTATGTTGATTCGAAATAACATGAGCAATAAAACTGCAATTTAACTTTACAATTAGATGTAAGCTTTACACATGAGGTTTTATAGTAAATGTACCTGTTTGGAGCTCTGCTAATCACTAATGGTCACCATCACGGAACGTCTGCCATCGGGcatcactatcctgatggttgtcatttTTTTGATGGTGTCACTAtaatcctgatggttgtcatttTTTTGATGGTGTCACTATAATCCTGATGGTTGTCGATATACTGGTTGTCACTATCATGGTGATCATCACAATCCTAAGATGCCAATTATTTTGAATTGCCAACAACAGTTACAATAATAAAACTTCCTTTTCTTGGGGGTGAACAGCCACTTAGAAGAGTTATGAACCTTGTAGATCACCAAAAGATACTGCAGCTGCCATTTGGGGAGAAAAAGTGAAATCAGTTAGTTTGGTGAAAAACATATGATCTGATTGAACCCAGTGGTTACAAACTTAactattcaaattcaaattagcTGTCTGTTAGCTATTTTAGACATATGAGCCCCAATATGCAATGTGCTCAACAAGGGTACTAGGGAAACCTTTATTCTTGCATGAAaattgagagagatccctttgtagttttgataaattatcaatggacacaagaattccacggaagtggatgtgtcgcctgcacagcatcacaaaaatagttatttacagttgaaaatattgttaattattaggtgaagttatcaagtcccgtaactcttgcaaatatggATGGATTTggaccagtatcaaaccactCCCAGATCTTATTAATCAATATaccaaaggagaaggtacgttaagactcgaatatggcctcaaaattaattctccagtaaagaacaacatattttgccatataacagctgaatacatttgctaacacattacatctcgaaaatatcccgcatgtgccaattatgttcactatgacgtcatcaacatgcagtttcccgccatttttcacaaaaatccttgaaaaatcatactttttgagtggttttctctaaaaatgaatgtggccgccttcgtggagcagaaagagattttcacacgttgtgtatcgtgtatttacgcatatccatgcaaaatgtaaagttgctccaaggtggcggccaaatccatttcaagccttttctaacctaaagatgatgaatttctagcaaaatttggcgagaagaggaaaatcatcaatttgatgacgtcataggtgggacacatcgtgtacatggttataaaaaaatatgttttaatgaatggcaagtatgagagtatttattgatatgaaatagatggggatcagagttatttttttcggcctgaaaaattaaggccaaatactggtcctatcatatctactcctttggttgaaattggacaataccAAAGTTATCAAGTgaaaaccatggatttatctgttttgacaattttaaagtcccataactcttggaaatattgatggattttgacaattattgaactcatccgagatcacattgataaaaagcaatataccaaatggttgaaattagacaataaatactaaagctATTGagtggaaaccatggatttatctattttgacaattttaaggtcccgtaactcttgtaaatattgacagattttgacaattatcgAACTCGTCTGAGATCTTATCGATATAAAGCAATGAACCTTTGATTGAAATCGgacattaaatatttaagttatcgcacAGAAACCATTTCCCAGACGACGACAGTGcagacatagtgatacctaagtatTTCGACGAACGGCACTGGTCCAAGGATAAAAGATAATTTGAATGACCCACCACTTGATGGTGATGGGCACAAAATACACACATGCAGTTGCAATAACACTgtagtttaattttacaattcaattatagctttttttaatataagtttTTAATAGTAAATGTACCTGAATGGAGCTCTGCTAATCACTACTAGTCACCATTACGTCTGCCATCGGGTGTCATTATTCTGATGGTTCTCAATattgatggttgtcactatcctggtggttgtctctatcctgatggttgtcatgACACTGATTCTATCTGTGTGGCCATGTCACTATCCTGGTCCAGATGCTCTGCTAAGCATTATGGGTCGCTATCAAAGAACGTTTGCTATCTAGTGTCACTGTCCTGATGGTTGTCGCATATCTTCATGGTATCACTAtcctgaaaaatatgaaaatatttgaaattagtATGACATCAGGATCATGTCATGTATTGCCattgtgaatttttttatttacaatatttacatttttatttacaatataaactttttttttatttttttttttttttattttttttgtttttgttttttttttttttttttttttttttttttttttttttttgtttttttttttcatttttttttttttttttggggttttttttttttcatttttcataaaaacacaattttaataCCCCAGAACATTTATACATTTGAAAGCTGCCAAGGTTGGGGCCTTGGGGTCagccttttaaatataaacagatgtcCCCTCACAGGGGGGCTTTCATTCGTCACACGTTAACACTAACGATCTTTCTaactaactttctttctaactttcttacaaactttcttagaaacattttttcaaactttcataagctttcttacaaactttcatcaactttcttacaaacttccttacaaactttctttctaactttcttacaaactttcttacaaactttcttacaaactttcttacaaactttcttacaaactttcttacaaactttctttctaactttcttacaaactttctttcaaactttcttacaaactttctttctaactttcttacaaactttcttacaaactttcttacaaactttctttctaactttcttacaaactttcttcaACTTTCTACAACTtctaactttctttctaactttaacttttacaaCCTTTAACTTTACAACTCAACTTTACAACTTTCTTCAACTTTACTTTCTAACTTTCTTCAATTCTTTCTAACTTCTtcaactttcttacaaactttcttacaaactttcttacaaactttcttctcttacaaactttcttacaaactttctttctaactttcattccatttttattcatacaatttaattctaCAACTTCTCTACCTGTTGTCCTGGATTTAGATGGCATTGTGCAGGAACGGGGAGGGAGGGGGATGCAAGGGCAAATGGTTACTTTAGATACCTTAGATACTTAAATGTGATACTTTATAAGGTCGACCTGAAAGGTCAGGATAACCTAACAATTTCGCAGAAACTTGCCTAAATTTCCAATATGGTCCCAACCAAGTGTTTTTTTCCGGGCCTatgcaaaatccaagatggccactacaGTGTCCATTATTTAAAACTACTTCTACTAGTATGATTTAGTAATACTTGTCTGAAATTATCCGGACATGATTTCAAACATATGCTATTTTTTGGAttgatccgaaatcaaagatgccTACCCTGACCACCATCTTCTATCTATCAACGCAACATGTCTAAAACGATCCTGACATTGTCCTTACCAtgtgtactttaaaatacattttcaacGATGGGCACAAAaatcgccatcttgaaaaaaaattcatttcctTTTTCAATGGAGCCAAGGTTGTTAAATGACTTTATGGTCTCCTGTATTTTAATTAGGGACCTTTCACCTTTTGATGACCAGTTCAAATCCCACGTGGGGCAGTTACCTGGCACTCATTGCTGGTCAACGGCATTTCTTCACCGATGACGCTGGCTGTTAATTTGGTCAACTGCAAGTGTACATATAGAAAGTAGCGGTTAGAATGTTATTTACTAAATGCATGCTTAATTGTGCTAGGGTATATGGGTAGGGTAATGTGAGTATTGTTAGGGACAGGGACGAAATATTCCTATTAACTACTTTCTGTACACTTCAGTTGAGTCAAAATTAAAGCattgcagtcgtatcactgcaagtgttcagtgtcctcaaaatcttaagttatacctcaaataacaataattgggtcactgcaaatggtcagtatcctcaaaatcctgtgatttaccaagtattgcagtcgtatcactgcaagtggtcagtatcctcaaaatcctgtgatttaccaagtattgcagtcgtatcactgcaagtggtcagtgtcctcaagatcttaagtaagttatacctcaaataacaataattgggtcactgcaagtggtcagtatcctcaaaatcctgtgatttaccaagtattgcagtcgtatcactgcaagtggtcagtgtccttaAAATCTTAAgtaagttatacctcaaataacaataattgggtcactgcaagtggtcagtatcctcaaaatcctgtgatttaccaagtattgcagtcgtatcactgcaagtggtcagtgtccttaAAATCTTAAgtaagttatacctcaaataacaataattgggtcactgcaagtggtcagtatcctcaaaatcctgtgatttaccaagtattgcagtcgtatcactgcaagtggtcagtgtccttaAAATCTTAAgtaagttatacctcaaataacaataattgggtcactgcaagtggtcagtatcctcaaaatcctgtgatttaccaagtattgcagtcgtatcactgcaagtggtcagtgtcctcaaaatcttaagttatacctcaaataacaataattgggtcactgcaagtggtcagtatcctcaaaatcctgtgatttaccaagtattgcagtcgtatcactgcaagtggtcagtgtcctcaagatcttaagttatacctcaaataacaataattgggtcactgctaaGTGGTCAGTGTTCTCAGGATCGCAAGTTCTATCtcataacaataattgggtcactgcaagtggtcagtataatcctcaaaatcctgtgatttaccaagtattgcagttgtatcactgcaagtggtcagtgtcctcaagatcttaagtaagttatacctcaaataacaataattgggtcactgcaagtggtcagtatcctcaaaatcctgtgatttaccaagtattgcagtcgtatcactgcaagtggtcagtgtcctcaagaTCTCAAgtaagttatacctcaaataacaataattgggtcactgcaagtggtcagtatcctcaaaatcctgtgatttaccaagtattgcagtcgtatcactgctaagtggtcagtgtcctcaagatcttaagttatacctcaaataacaataattgggtcactgctaagtggtcagtgtcctcaagatcttaagttatacctcaaataacaataattgggtcactgctaagtggtcagtgtcctcaaaatcttaagttatacctcaaataacaataattgggtcactaagtggtcagtgtcctcaaaatcttaagttatacctcaaataacaataattgggtcactgctaagtggtcagcgtcctcaatattttgtgatgtaTTTCAATTAACACCTTATTGGGATCACTGCATGAGTTCAGTGTCCCACAAAAACTTTAAAccttaaaactatatatattgtataccaaTTTACAATACCAATAGACCAAAATTTCAGAAATTTTTCAAGAATTTAAAAAGTGGAcactggcagccatctttgaatGCAATCctggaaaaaaaacctttatgcaCACTCCAAAGAGTATGTCTGTCAAAACCTTATAGCATTACATGATATACCTCAAATAACCGGAAGTTGTATCACTACACGTGTTCATGTGTTCCTCACAACCTACCACATAACCATATCACTGAATGCATTCCGTATCCcaaaaaatcttacaaaaatGTACCTCAAACAACCTTAAGTTGTAATAATAGTAATTCGAAACGGAGCAAAAACAATGTCCCTTCTTCGTTTAGGGTACAAAAGTATGGAACGGAATTTGGGAGGAAATTACCAAATCACCTAAATGGGGACTGATCTTAGATGTTGGAATGAACAACCAATTAATGGTGTATACTACTGTATACATTTTTGGGTGAGGGACAGGAATTGGGACGATTTTTGAGGGGTTACCACATCCTCAAGCAACATCATTCCATGGACAAACAGATAAAGgatattacattacaatacattatatatgacatcacataaCATAATCCTTATGCCAAGCTGGTCTGCGGGTGGCACGACCAGATCTGCGGATAGGAACAGGTGATGCTGGGACTGGTACTGCGGGGACAACAGAGCTGGAGCTAGGCTGGTCAGCAGCAGGGACAGGGAAAACCTCTCCTCGGCAGCAGCAGGTAGCGTACACAACCTGCAAGATCACAAGTACACAGTTCAGTAAACAAGTATAGGcgcatattacaaaatattcagCAGATATACAAGAGAGAATATGGCTGAAATATTGGCCAGATATGTTCAaggtttatgaaaaaaatgatatcatttatgAATATGAAAGACTCGTGAgtatgtgaatatgaaggatatggatatacTAGTAATCAACTTGAGGGCAaagaacaatatttatttgtacgtcacaatttatttttaaaaactgtaCGTACATTTTTTGATCCCGAGCGCAGATTATCCTTATTCTTCCTacacatacataatatgtatatgaaagGAACCATGGCACAAATAACTTCTGCAAATATTGTTTTAGATTTGTGTTCTCAGCCATGTTCCTTTTGCTCAATTTTGACCTATTGTATTCCATGGCGGCCATCGTGGTTACTGGTCTATAAAAGTTGCACAAAAAAAGACCTCAAAATAATTTTAGCCGCTAGTAACAATACAATCTAtaacttaaaaacaataaaaatgaacTTGCTAACGGATCCCTGCTGAGCAGTGAAtaaagagagataactcttactggttttagaaaatttgaaaccgtgacaaaatttgttattttactcacaattatggtatttttcactttaaaaatttagaatttgatttaaacatctTTGATGCTggtcaaaaaaaattaaaccgGTCGACACATCTGCAGGTCACCAGAAATGACCTTACGAAATTTCATGGCGATCCGACTTAAAGTTTGAGAAAATGGTCAAAGTCCCGGCAGAAAAAGAAGACCCAGAAGAAGAATAACTTATTAAGTTAGAAATGTATcaagaaaatatgtaagaatCTGAATATAACCTTAACTTGTTAAATAAACTAGATAGACCATTCATACCTAgtcatattcatattttatttaaaagtattaagGGATGTAAACTTAACGTATTTTTGtctgattgaaaaaaataaatgcttgGTAACAGAGTGGAAATGGAGGCAACAAGCACGTCTTTAGAAACATGTATACACAGGAaaagaacaaatataaaaataccttTTCAAAGTTACCAAAGATacatcaatacaatggttccagTATAGACTACAACACCGTATACTCCCTTtgaataattacttaaaaatttaaaatatttctgaaataaattatgtaatatctGTAATACAGAAGTTGAAACCAAAGAAcacatattttggtattgtcaaaaatctttccaaatatggcaagatatgaaaagaaaaatatatgtaaaaactaata
This genomic window from Argopecten irradians isolate NY chromosome 4, Ai_NY, whole genome shotgun sequence contains:
- the LOC138320526 gene encoding uncharacterized protein isoform X2, coding for MADMLTNLNYKTIFDRSIWLCFTLPSAVWLTGLRRRSQWWLAVGFLLRRLWLCTLPAAAEERFSLSLLLTSLAPALLSPQYQSQHHLFLSADLVVPPADQLGIRIMLCDVIYNVL
- the LOC138320526 gene encoding uncharacterized protein isoform X3, translating into MELFVALFLALEVILQCLGKFVYCGKVVFYTSFRSLVDRVATSLAVVVSRGLSLAEAVVVYATCCCRGEVFPVPAADQPSSSSVVPAVPVPASPVPIRRSGRATRRPAWHKDYVM
- the LOC138320526 gene encoding uncharacterized protein isoform X4, with amino-acid sequence MCPSPRECVSSLVVFYTSFRSLVDRVATSLAVVVSRGLSLAEAVVVYATCCCRGEVFPVPAADQPSSSSVVPAVPVPASPVPIRRSGRATRRPAWHKDYVM